ACAGCTTACGAGTGTCCTGAATGTCGCTGATAATTCGGGAGCAAGAAAGTTATTCTGCATTCAGGTTATGGGCGGAAGCAAACGGCGTTACGGGACGATCGGCGATGTCATTGTCGCGTCAGTCCGTGAAGCCATTCCGAACAGCAACATAGCGAAAGGAAGCGTAGTTAAGGCCGTAATCGTTCGGACAAAGAAAGAAGTCCGGCGCAGAGATGGGACTTACGTGCGCTTTGACGACAATGCAGCAGTATTGATTGACGCTAACGGCGAACCCCGCGGGACTCGTATCTTCGGGCCTGTCGGTCGTGAACTGAGAGCGAAAAAGTACATGCGTATATTGTCCCTCGCTCCTGAAGTAGTATAGGGAGACTCAGAAAATGACAGTAAGACTGAAGAAGAATGACCGTGTGAAAGTTATCACCGGCAAGGACAAGGGGAAAGAAGGCAAAATCATACGCAGGATTCCCGAAAGAGATCTTGTAGTTGTCGAGGGCGTAAATATGGTGTCGCGCCATGTCAGACCCAGCCAGAACAACCCGCAGTCCGGCATCATCAAGCAGGAAGCTCCGATTTATGCCAGCAAAGTTATGCTTGTCTGCCCTCAGTGCGGAAAAGCAACAAGAGTCGGAGCGTCATTCCTTGAGAACGGCAAGAAAGTCCGCGTCTGCAAAAAGTGCGGAGAAATTATCGATCGCGGAGGACTTTAAGCCATGACACCGAGAATGCTTGAGAAGTACAAGAATGAAGTCGCGCCCGCAATGCTCCGTGAATTTGGGTACAAGAACGTTATGCAGATGCCCAAAATCGAGAAAGTTGTCGTGAATATCGGAGTCGGCGATGCAAAGCTCGACATCAAATTCATGGACGCGGCAATAGCGGAACTCAGAGCGATAACAGGTCAGCAGCCCTTGCTGAAACGCGCAAAGAAATCAATCGCAGGATTCAAAGTGCGTCAGAATATGCCGGTTGCCTGCTGTGTAACTCTCAGGGGCGCAAAGATGTGGGAATTTCTCGACAGGCTTATATCGTTAGCACTGCCGAGCATCAAAGACTTTCAGGGAATTTCACGCAAAGGATTCGACGGGCGCGGAAATTTCAACTTGGGATTACGCGAACAGTTAATCTTCCCTGAGATAAGCTATGACAAAGTAATACGTTCACGCGGTATGAATGTCTCAATTGTAACGACAGCAAAGACGGATGAAGAAGCATTTGCGCTGTTAAAGGGACTCGGAATGCCGTTCAGGACAGGAAATCAGGGGGCATAAATAACAAAATGGCAAGAAAAGCATTAAAGTTGAAGGCAAAGCTCCCCCCGAAATTCAGCACAAGACAGCACAACCGCTGCCCGTTATGCGGAAGGATTCACGGCTATATCCGTATGTTCGACATGTGCCGCTGCTGCTTCAGGAAGATGGCTCGCGAGGGACTGTTCCCCGGAGTCGTCAAATCAAGCTGGTAAAGGGGGCGGGTTGAAATTGTACGTTAATGACCCGGTTGCAGACATGCTTACGAGGATTCGCAACGCAAATTTGACCTATGCCGAAAGCGTTGACGTTCCTTCAAGCAAAATGAAGTTAGCATTAGCCAGAATCTTAAAGGACGAGGGCTATATCAGGAATTTCAGAATGATTACTGACCCCGCAAAACCGTACGCAGAGATAAGAATCTACCTGTCATACGGCAGCAGCAAGGAGAGAGTCATTCAGGGACTCCGCAGAATCAGCAAGCCCGGAAGAAGAATCTATGTAGGCCGCGACAAGATACCCGTCGTAATGGGCGGACTCGGCCTCGCGATTCTCTCAACGTCAAAAGGACTCAAGACCAGCACGGAGGCCGGAAAATTAGGTCTCGGCGGGGAAGTCCTCTGCTATGTCTGGTAAGGAGGATAAATCATGTCTCGTATCGGACGCAAGGCAGTAGAAATCGCAAAAGGCGCAAGCGTTGAAGTCAAAGGCACTGACATTGTAGTGAAAGGCCCGAAAGGCGAGCTTCACGCGCAGTTGATGCCCGGAATCGCTGTTGATGTTGACGGCGGACTCGTGAAGGTCTCGCGCTCAAACGAGGAGAAGCAGACGAGAGCCTGGCACGGAATGACACGCGCATTAATCGCGAACATGGTTACGGGCGTTACGGCTGGTTTCTCAAAGACAATGGAGATCGTTGGGGTAGGCTGGAGAGCCGCGCTTCAGGGCAAAAAGTTAGTGCTTAATCTCGGATATTCACACCCGATAGAGTTCACGCCCCCTGAAGGAATCGAAATCGTAGTAGAAAATCCCATCAAGTTCCATGTGAAGGGAATCGACAAGGAATTAGTTGGCCAGACATGCGCCCTGATAAAGAAATTCAGACCGCCGGAGCCTTATCACGGAAAGGGAATCAAGTTCGAGAATGAATATATCCTCCGCAAGGCCGGCAAGACTGGGGCGAAATAAATCATCATGAAGAAGAGAAGCAGAAATGACATGCGCGTATTAAGGCATGAGAGATTACGCAGGACGCTCGCAGGCACAGCAGAAAAGCCGCGCCTTTGCGTTTTCAGAAGCCTCAAGAATATTTACGTTCAGGTTATCGATGACGACAAAGGACACACGCTCGTATCAGCGTCAACCCTCGACAAGTCATTACAGCCCGAACTCAAAGGACACTGCAACGTTGAAGCCGCAAAAGTTATCGGCAAAGCAATCGCCGAGCGCGCAAAGGCAAAAGGTATCAGCAATGTTGTGTTCGACAGGGGCGGACATGCCTATATCGGTAAAGTTATGGCGGTGGCTGAGGCTGCCAGAGAAGGAGGGCTTGTATTCTGATGCCCAGAAGAAATGAGACAGAGGCAGCAGAGCTTCAGGAACGTGTAGTAGCGATTAACCGCGTCAGCAAAGTCGTAAAGGGCGGAAAAAGATTCCGTTTCGCGGTTCTCGTAGTTGTCGGGGACGGCTCATCGCAGGTCGGCACAGGAATCGGAAAAGCTAAGGAGATCGCCGAGGCTGTCCGCAAAGGAATCGAGAAGGCCAAAAAGAATATGGTCTCCGTAAAACACGCGGGAAATACGATTCCTCATCCCGTTGTCGGCGAGTTCGGAGCGGCAAGAGTTCTCCTCAAGCCATGCCCTGAAGGTACGGGAGTCATTGCGGGCGGAGTCGTCCGGGCGATTATGGAGCTTGGCGGAGTGAAGGACGTTGTTACGAAAGTTACGGGAAGAACGTCAAACGCAATCAACGTAGCACACGCAACACTTGAGGCCATAAGGATAACACGCACAGAGTCCGAGATAATGAAGCTCAGAGGGCTTGCAGGGGATGACAGCGCAGAAGCGGAAGGTGATTCACATGGCGAAAATTAAGGCTAAGTGGGTCAAAAGCGCAATAGGATTCCCCGAAAGGCAGAAGCGCACAATAAAGGCTCTCGGATTCCGCAAGCTGAACTCAGAAGTAGAGCATGACGACACGCCGCAGATTCGCGGAATGATTGAACACGTGCGCCACCTCGTGAAATGGGAGGTTGTCGAATGATAACGTTACAGGATTTGCACCCCGCTAAAGGTTCAACCCATAGGGCCAAGAGACTCGGTCAGGGTATCGGGAGCGGAACGGGCAAAACTTCCGGAAAAGGCAACAAGGGCGACAAGGCCAGGACAGGCGGCGGAGTTAAGCCGGGCTTCGAGGGAGGACAGATGCCCATCACAAGAAGGACTCCCAAGCGCGGATTCAACAACGCAAGATTCGCGAAAGTCTTTCAGGTAGTCAACCTTGACGCATTAGAGAAAAAATTTGACGCGGGCGCAGAAGTTGACGCTGAAGCAATGTACGCCGCGAGGATTATCCGCAAGAAGGGAATCCCCGTGAAGGTTCTTGCTGACGGTGAATTAACGAAAGCCCTCAAGATTAAGGCCGGAGCATTCAGCGCGGGTGCTTTGAAGAAAATAGAGTCAGCCGGCGGGACTCATGAGGTAGTCTAATGTTCGGGTCATTGGGTGATATTTTCAGGCTGCCGGATCTGAAGCGCAGAATATTCTTCACCCTCTTCATTCTGTTCATTTTCAGGCTCGGCGCATACATCCCAAGCCCCGGCGTTGACCGTGCCGCGCTCGCAAGCCTCTTCAGCACAGGCGGGGGAGTTATGGACTTCCTCAACCTGTTTTCGGGGGGAGCTTTGAGCCGTTTCGGTATATTCTCGCTCGGTGTCGCTCCGTATATCAACTCAAGCATCGTAATGCAGCTCCTTGTTGTAATTTTCCCGTACTTAGAGAAATTGCAGAAGGACTCGACTGACGGCCACAAGAAGATTACGCAGTGGACTCGCTACGGTGCTGTAGTTTTCGCGGTCGTTCAGGCTATCGGAATGACAGCATGGTTAGGGAGTCTCGGAATTATGCAGGGAGGATTCCTCGATTGGCTGCTAGTCATCATCACGCTTGTTGCGGGATCGGTTGCGGTTATGTGGCTCGGCGAGGAGCTGACAGATCACGGAATCGGCAACGGAATATCACTGCTCATTTTCGCGGGTATCGTCGCAAGAATCCCGGAGGCTATCCTTCAGACGTGGAATATGGTCAGACTCGGTTCGATGAGCGTTATCGGTCTCCTTGTCGGAATCGTGTTGATGGTTATCGTTGTCGCGGGCTGTATCTTGCTGCAGGAAGGACAGCGGAGACTCCCCGTTCAGTACGCAAAAAGAGTCGTGGGTAACAAGATTTACGGCGGTCAGAGTACATTTATCCCGCTGAAAGTGAATCAGTCAGGAGTTATCCCGATAATTTTCGCAAGCTCATTGCTGATTTTCCCCTATACGATCGCAAATTATTTCAGTGAGAGCGCGACAGGAAGATTCATCAGCGCATTGTTCACGCCCAACAGCTTTTTCTATATTCTGTGCTATGTGGCTCTGATTATTTTCTTCTCGTACTTCTACACGGCGGTTGTCTTCAATCCAACAGACATCGCAAACAACATGAAGAAATACGGCGGATTCATTCTCGGCATTCGTCCGGGTCAGCCGACTTCAGACTACATCACGCGGGTTATGGAGCGTATCACTCTCGGCGGTGCTGTCTTCCTCGCGGTAATCGCCTTAATCCCTAACGTAATGTCGTCAGTACTCAACATCAACAGCTTCTACTTCGGAGGAACGGCGGTGTTAATCGTTGTGGGCGTTGCGATGGACACGGTGAATCAGATTGAGGCTCAATTGCTCATGCGGCATTATGACGGAATACTCAAGAAATCCGGCGGCGGCCGCAAAGGCTTTCTGAGGGGTTAATCATGAGGCTTGTATTGTTAGGCGCGCCTGGGGCCGGAAAGGGTACTCAGGCCGTTTTCCTCAAAGAACGCCACAACTTAGCGCACATCTCAACGGGTGATATTTTCCGTCAGAATCTCAAAGACAATACGCCGCTCGGACTTGAGGCCAAGAAGTTTATGGACGCAGGGCAGCTAGTCCCGGACGAAATCGTCATGAAGATGGTAGGCGGGAAGCTCGCGGAGTTCAAGCCCGGCGAAGGATTCATGCTTGACGGATTCCCCCGCACAGTGGCTCAGGCAGAATTTCTCGAAACTCAGACGAAACTTGACGGCGTAATCATGTTCAAAGTTTCTGATGAGGCAATCGTGAAGAGACTCACAAGCCGTGCAGTGTGCAAAGAATGCGGGAACGTTACGAACATTCACGAACATGACAAATGCCCGGCCTGCGGTGGCGAGCTTTACAGGCGCGATGATGACAACGAGGCAACAATCCGCGAACGCCTGAGAGTTTACCATGAACAGACAGAAGCACTTGTAGAGTTTTACAGGGCGCGGGGTCTGCTGATTGAGATTGATGCTACGGGAATGCCTGAGGAAGTTTTTGCGCGGGTTGTCGAGACGCTCGAACATGATTAAGCTGAAGACTCCCGAAGAATTAAAGCTCATGAGAATCGCCGGGCGCGTTACGGCAGAAGTGCTTGAAATCATGCGCGGTGCTGTGCGTCCGGGAATCTCAACGGGCGAGCTTGACCAGTTAGCCGAGGAGCATATACGCAGGAACAACGGCATTCCGGCATTCAAGAATTACCGCCCAATGTCGAGCATGACTCCTTTTCCCGGAACTATTTGCGCGTCAATCAATGAAGAAGTCGTGCATGGCATTCCGAGCTTCCGAAGAATACTTCAGGAAGGCGACATCATAAGCGTGGACGTTGGCGCGTATGTGAACGGTTACTGCGGGGACGCGGCCTGCACATTTCCAGTAGGCGAAATAAGCCCGGAGCGCAGGAAACTTCTTGAGGTTACGGAGGAGTCATTGAAGAGGGCTATTGCTCAGGCAGTGCCGGGAAATACCCTAGGCGACATTGGCAACGCAGTAGAAAGTTACCTTAAACCGTTAGGCTATGGGATCGTCCGCGATTACACAGGACACGGAATCGGCCAGAAAATGCACGAGGCACCGCAGATCCCGAATTACGGCCGGGCGGGGCAGGGTATGACGCTCAAAGCTGGCATGACTATAGCGATTGAGCCTATGATTATGTCCGGGCGCGAGAAAGTGAAAACAGGCTCCAACGGCTGGACAGTTTCAACAGTCGACGGGTCTGACGCAGCGCATTTTGAACGCTCGATAGCTGTTCTTGACGACGGGCCGGAGATTTTGACACCGTGGCAGAGTTTTCTGTAGGGCAGATCGTTATCTCACGGCGCGGAAAAGATACGGGGCTTGAGTATGTAGTCGCAGGATTCGAATCTGACGGAAGAATTAAGCTGATACGGCCGGAAAGATTCAACGTCAGCAATCCCAAGAGAAAGAATCCCAAGCACCTTCAAGGCACGTCAAGAATCGCAGAGAATTTAGCAGAAAAGATAAAGGCAGGTAACAACATTAATGCGGGATATTTTCACAGGAGCGTAACGGATGGCGAATAACTCCGGCAAAGAGGACGTAATCGAGGTAAAAGGCGTAATCACAGAGCCATTGCCCAACGCAATGTTCAGAGTTGAGCTTGAAAACGGGCATAAGGTTCTGGCGCATGTCAGCGGAAAAATGAGAATGCACTTCATCAGGATACTTCCGGGTGATAAGGTGCTTGTTGAAATTTCCCCCTACGATTTGACAAGGGGCAGAATAATTTATCGGTACAAATAATCCAAAAGGTGATAGACAAATGAAAGTAGGGCCTTCAGTAAAGCCTATCTGCGAATTTTGCAGGGTAATCCGCCGCCACGGGGTCGTCCGCGTAATCTGCTCACGGAATCCCAGGCACAAACAGCGTCAGGGCGTAAGGAGGTAACAGCATGGCACGTATAGCAGGCGTTGACCTTCCGAGGGACAAAAGAGTCGAAATCGGGCTGACATACATTTTCGGGATCGGCCTCAAGACATCGCAGAAGATTCTTGCCTCAACAGGCGTGAATCCCGACATCAGGGTTAAGGATCTCAGCGAGGAAGACACGCAGAAATTACGCCGCGAGATTGAAGACAATCACAAGGTTGAAGGCGATCTCAGGCGCGAGGTGTCAATGAACATCAAGAGGCTCATCGATATTGGGTGCTACAGGGGTCAGCGGCACAAGCTCGGACTCCCCGTAAGAGGCCAGCGCACAAAGACCAACGCAAGAACACGCAAGGGCCCGCGCAGGACAGTAGCCAACAAGAAGATGGCCACAAAGTAAACAGGAGGTAATTACAAAGTGCCGAAAAAATCAGCTCAGGCCAGAAAAGGCAAGAGACGCGAAAAGAAGAATATCAATTACGGAGTCGCGCACATCTATTCGACATTCAACAACACAATTATGTGCATAAGCGACAAGGCCGGGAACATAATCACATGGGCTTCAGGCGGCAACGTAGGCTTCAAGGGCGCGAGGAAGTCAACACCTTTCGCCGCTCAGATGGCAGCCGGGCAGGTCGCAAAGGGAGCGCAGGATCAGGGAGTTACGGAAATTGACGTTGTAGTCAAAGGGCCGTGGCCGGGACGTGAGAGCGCAATACGTGCATTACAGAGCGCGGGACTTCAGGTCAACGTCATCAAGGACGCTACGCCCATTCCGCACAACGGGTGCAGGCCGCCCAAGAGAAGGCGCGTCTAAATTTCCAGCAAGGAGCGTTAAATTTGGAGAGTACCAAGTTTAAAGTCTATATCGAGGAAAAATCACAGGATTACGGGAGGATATATATTGAGCCTCTCGAACGCGGTTACGGTGATACCCTCGGAAACGCACTGCGGAGGCTTCTCCTGTCGTCCATAAGGGGAGCCGCCGTTACTGCTGTCAGGATTGACGGAATTTTGCACGAGTTCAGCACAATAAAGGGAGTCCGCGAGGACGTAATAGAGATTCTCATGAACCTCAAGCACATTCCCATAAAGGCACGGAACACAAAAGACGGCGCAATTCCTGAAGGCTACAAGATTATCACGCTAGACTCGGACGACCTTCCCAAAGACTTTTTCACGAGGGAGGAGAATCCCGGAGTCATAACCGCAAAAGATATGCCGTGGGATAACGATTTCGAGTTTTTCGGGGACGGAATACTCTGCACACTTGAGCCGAAATCGCATATACTCATGGAAATTTACGTTGAGCAGGGAGTCGGCTACCTTTCGGCGGAGCGTGAGAGACCCGCGAATCCTCCGCTGCCCGTTGACGCAATGCTGGCTGACGCTATATTCTCGCCCGTCAAGCGCGTGAACTACACCATTCAGCCCGCAAGAGTCGGACAGAGCATAGACTACGAGAGACTCATTATTGAGGTGTGGACAAACGGAGCCGTAACGCCTGAAGAAGCCGTGAAAGAAGCCGCAAGGATCGCGGAAAACTGCTTCGGGCATATCGCTAACACAGTAGAGTCAGCACCGCAGGCCGAAATTCCGAAATATGAAGCTGTCATTGACGACACGCCCAAAACGGAAGAGCCTCCCGCAAGCAATACAGAGACAGAGGACACGGAGCATTACTCGCACCCTATCCACGAGCTTGAATTGTCGATAAGGAGCGAAAATTGTCTCCTGCGCGGAGGGATTCAGACTGTCGGAGAATTATTGCAGAGGTCAAAAGAAGAGCTGCTGAAGATTCGCAACCTCGGCAAAATCTCCCTCAAAGAAATTGAAGAAAGACTTACCGCGCTCGGCTACAAGCTCAAACCGTCAGCAGAACCGCAAGAGGCACAGCCCGGAAATCAGGCGGACGAACCTGCTGACAGCAAGCCGGAGTCAGAGCCGGAAGAGTCAGAGCCAGAGTCAGAAACAAAAGAATAACAAGGAGGTGCGAACACGAATTGAGACATCATGTTGACCACAGGACATTAGGACGCTACGGAAGCCACAGAAGGCTCATGCTCGGAAACATGGCCGCAAGTCTCTTCCTCAACGGCAGCATTACCACAACCGTAACACGCGCAAAGGAACTCCGCAGGGTCGCCGAAAAGCTCATCACACGCGCAAGAGGCGGGAGCGTTCATGACATCCGCGTAGTGTTCTCGAAAATGCCTCACAAGGCAGCGGCAACGAAATTATTTCAGGAGATAGCCCCTAAGTATAAGAGCTTCGACAAGGGCGGCTACACAAGAATCGTAAAGCTCGGCGCGAGAAAAGGCGACGGCTCACCAATGGCAGTGATTGAACTTGTTGACAGAGAAGAGCAGAAATAATCCCCCGCTTATCGAGGCGAGGTCTGTTTCGTTCTCATATGACGCAAAAAATACGGGACGTGCATTAAACCGCGTCTCGTTTTTTGTAGACAGAGGCGAAAGAGTCGCCATTCTCGGCCACAACGGAAGCGGAAAATCAACGCTGGCAAAAATTCTCGGCGGCATTATTGACCCGTCTGAAGGGGAATGCCTCATCAACGGCAAAAACATTCACACGATGGATTTTCGTGAATTGCGGAAAACTGTCGGGCTTGTGTTTCAGGACCCCGAAAATCAGATTGTCGCGGCTATGGTTGAGGATGATACAGCGTTCGCGCCGGAAAATCAGGGGCTTCCCCCGGACGAAATTCAGCTGCGTGTTGACATGGCACTTGCTGAGGCTGACATGCTCCACAAAAAGGGCGCGGCGGTCTCGGCTTTGTCGGGCGGCGAAAAACAAAGGCTCGCCCTTGCCGGAGTCCTCGCGGCTGATGTCGAATGCCTCATACTTGACGAGCCAACTGCAATGCTTGACCCTACCGGGCGTATCAACGTCGAGAAAGTATTACGCTACCTTCACGCAGAGGGGATGACTGTCATACAGATTACACATCAGCTTGAAGCGGAAAACTTCAGCGACATTCAGCGGGTTATAGTCCTGTCTCACGGCGGAATAGTCTGGCAGGGTGATACGGTTTCTTTCTGGGATAATGCAGAAAATCTCGGTTTCAGCGTTCCCGACAGCCTGAGAATTAAACGTTACTGCGATGTTCACGGCGTAAAATTCCCGGAAGGACTCGCAGGTCTTTCACCGTCAGCAAAAAAAACAGTCTCACAAAAAACATCAGGACGGGAAAAATTCAGAATTGACGGACTCGGCTTCAGGTATGAGGCAAAATCTTACGCGCTCAGGGACATTCACGCAGAAATTTACGCGGGCGAATGGCTGTCAGTAATCGGCAGAACAGGCAGCGGAAAATCTACCCTAGTCCAGCACCTTAACGCACTGTACAAGATTCAGGAAGGCAGAATATATTTTGACGGTCAGCCATTGCCGCAAAAGGGGGAAGATGTACATACCCTCAGACAGAAAACGGGACTCGTTTTTCAGAACCCGGAAGATCAGCTATTCTCCGCGACAGTGAAAGAGGAATTAGCATTTGCGCCGAAAAACGCCGGCTTCAGGGGTGAAGAGCTTGACGCGGCTGTGATTTACGGACTCGAATGCGCCGGACTCAGCCGGGACTTTCTCACGCGGAGACCCATTGCGCTCTCAGGCGGTGAACGGAGACTCGTTGCGATTGCGTCCGTGTTGTCGGCAAAGCCTGAAGCTGTCGTGCTTGATGAGCCTTTAGCCGGACTCGACGCTTCATATCAGGCAAAAATTCTCGGAATGCTCGCAAGGCTCCGGGACGAGGGAAAGACTATCATCACAGTTACCCACGATTTGAACATGGCACTTCACTACAGCGACAGGATATTGATTCTCAGGGACTCGCGAATGATTCAGGAGGGAAGGCCGCATGAAGTCATCCCCGAAATCATGAATACTCTTGAGCCGGAAGCATGGCCGGAAGTCCTCAGAATATCAGCAGAAATACACAGCATCAACCCAAATTTCCCACTAATATATGACTACGAGGAGTTTATACGATGTATCTCTCAAATATGAACCTAGGCCAGTACATTCCGACAGGCTCATTCATTCACAGGCTTGATCCCAGGGCTAAATTGTTCTCGTTCATACTCATAATATCAGCCGTATTCCCGTCAAAAACCGTAACAGGAGTCATCATATGGCTTGCGGCTCTTGCTGTTACTGTGGCGGTGTCAAAAATTCCGTGGCGGTCAGTCTTTCAGTCAGCAAAACCCGTGATGTTTCTTGCGGTGTTCACGTTCGTGTTCAACTTAGGCGCGGAATATTTCAGATCCCGCAATATCGCCGGGGCATTAGGGAGCGCGTTTTTCATGGTGTCAAGACTCGTTATCCTGATGATGTTCGCGGTAATGCTGCCTCTGACGACTTCACCGCTTGAGCTTGCTGACGGGCTGAATGAATTATTGAGTCCGCTTGAGAGATTCCATTTTCCCGCGAACGAATGCGCGATAATGATAGCGATGGCGTTACGTTTCATACCGCTGTTAATGCAGGAGACCGACAAAATCATACGGGCGCAGTTATCACGGGGGGCGAGATTGGATCAGGGAAATATATTTCAGAGGGCAAAAGCATTTTTCCCCGTATTGATACCGCTGATAATAATAATATTCCGCCGGGCTGATGATATTGCTGTCGCTATGGACGCCCTCGGCTATGACGGCGGAAAAGGACGCACAAGAAGACGACCGTTAGTGTGGAAGATGTCCGACACTCTGACGGTTGCGGCTTGGGTTGCGGGAGTCGGGGCATTTTTTGCGCTGGGACTGTGATATGAATTACGCGGTGAAAGTCTCGTACATAGGGCTAAAATATTCGGGATGGCAGATTCAGCCGGACGCACTCAGCATTCAGGAGGCAATAGAGTCGGCACTGGCCCGAATCGCGGGAGTCCCCGTCAGAATCACAGGTGCAGGAAGGACAGACAGAGGAGTCAATGCCTGCGGGCAGGTCGCTTCCTTCAGCATGAACAAGAATATTCCGCCGGAAAAATTAAGGCTCGCAATAAATTTCTACCTTCCCGATGATATACGCATAATGAAGGCTTATTATGTCCCTGAAGGATTTAATGCGAGGTACTCGGCAATATCAAGAGAGTATAAATATTTCGTGTATCATGGCCGTGTATGTCCGCCTGTAATGAATAATTTTGTGTGGCACAGGAAGAGCGGACTTGCGTGGGATATGAGTCTTGCGCGGGAGGCTTGCAGAATGATTCAGGGGCGGCATAATTTCAGGGCGTTCTGCCGGGCGGGTGAATGCCCTGATGACCCGTTCAGGACGATTGACACACTACGAATCAGGACGCGGGGGAATCTCTCAATCATCAGCGTGAAGGCTCAATCATTCCTCACGAACATGGTGCGGATAATCGCCGGGAATATTGATACAGTTGCGACAGGAAAGAAGAGTCTTGCGTGGCTTGAGGGATTATTGTCCGGGAGTGAGAGAACAGAGTCGGCCATGACCGTCCCGGCCTGCGGTCTGTGGTTCTGGCGGGTGAATTACGACTCAAATCTCAGGGTCGCCGACATTCCGTCATAACCGCATACAGTCTCCGGGAAAATCGCTTTTGCGTTCGGCAGGAACATGGCCGGATTCGTTACGGACTGGGAATAATGAGTCAGCCACAATTTTTTGACACCTGCAATTTTCGCGCACTCCGCCGCCTGCGAGAATGTCATATGCCCGCGGGCAGTCGCAATTTCCGCGTGTGAGTCATCGCCGTATGTCGAGTCGCAGATTAACAGGTCAGCACCCTTTGAGGCGTTAATCAGGCTTCCGCAAATGGCCGTGTCTCCCGTGAATATCACCTTGAGGCCGCGCCGTTTTTCCCCTAAAACTTGAGACGGCTGAATCTCTCTTCCGTCAGCAAAAACCGTGTTACCCTTCTGCAATTCGCGCCATAATTTTACCGGGACTCCTAGCTCCTGAGCTTTAACGGGGTCAAACTTCCCCGCCCGCCCAAGCGTGAATGAATACCCCTGAGCCACACAGCGATGTTTCACCGGGAATGACGACAATACAGCCTCATACGGCCATCCCGGAATGACCTCGCACAGCCTCACACCGTCAGCAGGAATCATCATCATCACGACATCATACGGAAGCCATCCCGTTAATGTCATCATCGCCGGAACAACGTCCGCAAGTCCCTCCGGCCCGGCAATGTATACAGGCTCAGTCCGCCCCGCGCTGTACATCGTCTGCAAAAGTCCCGGAAGCCCGAAAATATGATCCCCGTGATAGTGAGTCAGGGCGATAATGTCCGTCTTCATGAGGCTGACTCCCGCCTT
This is a stretch of genomic DNA from Synergistaceae bacterium. It encodes these proteins:
- the rplO gene encoding 50S ribosomal protein L15, whose product is MTLQDLHPAKGSTHRAKRLGQGIGSGTGKTSGKGNKGDKARTGGGVKPGFEGGQMPITRRTPKRGFNNARFAKVFQVVNLDALEKKFDAGAEVDAEAMYAARIIRKKGIPVKVLADGELTKALKIKAGAFSAGALKKIESAGGTHEVV
- the rplX gene encoding 50S ribosomal protein L24, with translation MTVRLKKNDRVKVITGKDKGKEGKIIRRIPERDLVVVEGVNMVSRHVRPSQNNPQSGIIKQEAPIYASKVMLVCPQCGKATRVGASFLENGKKVRVCKKCGEIIDRGGL
- the rpsH gene encoding 30S ribosomal protein S8; translation: MYVNDPVADMLTRIRNANLTYAESVDVPSSKMKLALARILKDEGYIRNFRMITDPAKPYAEIRIYLSYGSSKERVIQGLRRISKPGRRIYVGRDKIPVVMGGLGLAILSTSKGLKTSTEAGKLGLGGEVLCYVW
- the rplF gene encoding 50S ribosomal protein L6, producing MSRIGRKAVEIAKGASVEVKGTDIVVKGPKGELHAQLMPGIAVDVDGGLVKVSRSNEEKQTRAWHGMTRALIANMVTGVTAGFSKTMEIVGVGWRAALQGKKLVLNLGYSHPIEFTPPEGIEIVVENPIKFHVKGIDKELVGQTCALIKKFRPPEPYHGKGIKFENEYILRKAGKTGAK
- a CDS encoding 50S ribosomal protein L18 is translated as MKKRSRNDMRVLRHERLRRTLAGTAEKPRLCVFRSLKNIYVQVIDDDKGHTLVSASTLDKSLQPELKGHCNVEAAKVIGKAIAERAKAKGISNVVFDRGGHAYIGKVMAVAEAAREGGLVF
- the secY gene encoding preprotein translocase subunit SecY, whose protein sequence is MFGSLGDIFRLPDLKRRIFFTLFILFIFRLGAYIPSPGVDRAALASLFSTGGGVMDFLNLFSGGALSRFGIFSLGVAPYINSSIVMQLLVVIFPYLEKLQKDSTDGHKKITQWTRYGAVVFAVVQAIGMTAWLGSLGIMQGGFLDWLLVIITLVAGSVAVMWLGEELTDHGIGNGISLLIFAGIVARIPEAILQTWNMVRLGSMSVIGLLVGIVLMVIVVAGCILLQEGQRRLPVQYAKRVVGNKIYGGQSTFIPLKVNQSGVIPIIFASSLLIFPYTIANYFSESATGRFISALFTPNSFFYILCYVALIIFFSYFYTAVVFNPTDIANNMKKYGGFILGIRPGQPTSDYITRVMERITLGGAVFLAVIALIPNVMSSVLNINSFYFGGTAVLIVVGVAMDTVNQIEAQLLMRHYDGILKKSGGGRKGFLRG
- the rpmD gene encoding 50S ribosomal protein L30 — encoded protein: MAKIKAKWVKSAIGFPERQKRTIKALGFRKLNSEVEHDDTPQIRGMIEHVRHLVKWEVVE
- the rpsE gene encoding 30S ribosomal protein S5, with protein sequence MPRRNETEAAELQERVVAINRVSKVVKGGKRFRFAVLVVVGDGSSQVGTGIGKAKEIAEAVRKGIEKAKKNMVSVKHAGNTIPHPVVGEFGAARVLLKPCPEGTGVIAGGVVRAIMELGGVKDVVTKVTGRTSNAINVAHATLEAIRITRTESEIMKLRGLAGDDSAEAEGDSHGEN
- a CDS encoding type Z 30S ribosomal protein S14 — protein: MARKALKLKAKLPPKFSTRQHNRCPLCGRIHGYIRMFDMCRCCFRKMAREGLFPGVVKSSW
- the rplN gene encoding 50S ribosomal protein L14, producing MIQLTSVLNVADNSGARKLFCIQVMGGSKRRYGTIGDVIVASVREAIPNSNIAKGSVVKAVIVRTKKEVRRRDGTYVRFDDNAAVLIDANGEPRGTRIFGPVGRELRAKKYMRILSLAPEVV
- the rplE gene encoding 50S ribosomal protein L5, whose protein sequence is MTPRMLEKYKNEVAPAMLREFGYKNVMQMPKIEKVVVNIGVGDAKLDIKFMDAAIAELRAITGQQPLLKRAKKSIAGFKVRQNMPVACCVTLRGAKMWEFLDRLISLALPSIKDFQGISRKGFDGRGNFNLGLREQLIFPEISYDKVIRSRGMNVSIVTTAKTDEEAFALLKGLGMPFRTGNQGA